The Zootoca vivipara chromosome 4, rZooViv1.1, whole genome shotgun sequence genome has a segment encoding these proteins:
- the AMELX gene encoding amelogenin, X isoform codes for MRKMEGWTFVMCLLSTTFAMPLPQHPGYINFSYEVMTPLKWYQKLMGSQYPHYAYEPMGGWMHHHTGPTMHHYPMHLNQMQPPFPHPNPQMPQPGPGHSPYVPMTGQNTIMPQYQPSHVGPVHHSLQPHAGDHPLHPLPPSGPNQPMHPQQPGNPNQPPYPMPPMIPDTPLESWPPADKTKQEEVD; via the exons ATGAGGAAAATGGAGGGCTGGACTTTTGTTATGTGCCTCTTAAGCACTACATTTGCTATGCCA TTGCCACAACATCCTGGCTATATCAATTTCAGTTACGAG GTGATGACACCTTTAAAGTGGTACCAGAAACTAATGGGATCCCAG TATCCACATTATGCCTATGAGCCCATGGGAGGATGGATGCACCACCATACAGGGCCAACGATGCACCACTATCCAATGCACCTCAATCAAATGCAGCCACCGTTCCCACATCCAAACCCACAAATGCCACAACCTGGTCCTGGTCATAGCCCATATGTGCCGATGACTGGGCAAAACACAATCATGCCACAGTATCAACCAAGTCACGTGGGACCAGTTCATCACTCACTTCAACCACATGCAGGAGATCACCCATtgcaccccctgccaccaagcGGTCCAAACCAGCCAATGCACCCTCAGCAACCAGGGAATCCAAACCAGCCGCCGTACCCAATGCCTCCAATGATACCAGATACACCCCTTGAATCATGGCCACCAGCTGACAAGACCAAGCAAGAGGAAGTG GATTAA